The Palaemon carinicauda isolate YSFRI2023 chromosome 9, ASM3689809v2, whole genome shotgun sequence sequence ATAGCAAAAGCTTTTCACTACAATGCGATTATCGTAATAATGACATAGGGGCAGTAAAGAGGTAACCATTTCTGGCGCAGAGTCGTCATTACGGACTTGTTAATTGCTATAATATCAAGTATTTTTTCTGCAGTAACTGGTAATAGCAATTCAATATTGTGTATGAATTTAAAAATTGGTTCGTTGAAAGAatgatactgctctctctctctctctctctctctctctctctctctctctctctctctctctctctctctctctctctctctctctctctccaaaagaaggTACTTCATGATATATTTTTTACATAGAAATGTTTACTTTATTTGTTAATATCCCTCATCAATAAACCTTACAAATGTTGCAATTTTATATTTCTTGTTCAAATACACATACTTTCATAtggtttaatatatacatatatataatatatatatatatatatatatatatatatatatatatatatatatatatatatatatatatatatatatatatatatatatatatatatatatatatatatatatatatatatatatatatatatatatatatatatacatatatatatatatatatatatatatatatatatatatgtgtatatatatatatatatatatatatatatatatatatatatatatatatatatatatatatatatatatatatatatatatgtaatatacatatacatttaaaaacCTACGACCCAATGGATCATTGGGGAGATGGAGTGTGAAGAACGAGTCATAACAGGATGCAAAAGTAAAACCAAGCTAAATCATAGCATAGGTAACATTtagtatgtaacgtcaacacaatacaagcatcccgtgagaaacagttgacctcttggtctcggcacagaaccagatggcttccggtagtaatcttgtgtaatcatatttgtaataaatgctgagataagtcatacaacgttatcaccaaaacctatatttttttttagttctattAATCTTGTCTACGGAATGGTcacccgaccaaaccatccatactccagtgatggagctaataataaactgttttaaagttaacttaactagacttattaagaagaagtaacctacaagtccaacaaatctatatcacattgaagagacatgagatagaacactaatgtgtgtttataacagtaccacaccaacaattggttgCAGCAATTTCAACTTTTAAGAACCAGcaattacaacagtaatgaatctacaatttcgatgaAGTATCtatgtccaccgaagaaatgagcgcatcgaacatcaactataaatattatacaaactgaggaacaggatcttcaatcaacatcttaagaagacgaaggaatggtattcaactttatcaacgtttactgaacaaacattcaagaatcatatccaggaaataaacattcaacaatacgacgggaaatcaaatcgaaacattcatccagcagctaaactctcgcaaaccagagatagagaggaaatgacgtcatcgaccatcgcccatatatactgaaagctaagtgcatttctttattcattcagttttaggcagtgaagtgttagttatcacgagtcgatcgtccattattgctggggtgagttatttgcaaatcttcatttttccttcatgaAAGGAAACTGTAtgcaacttcgaattctcgtcgagaaattttttttctctgtgctatttccgttttctttcagaagttctctggaaatatctttatattggtatcattgttttgggggattgtgttataatctgcaacatatctttattgtatagtgcttatgcgtttacgcagtggacgtctgtattcatatagagattttgataggatcgcaaggaatcgaagatatagaaaaaaagttaaagtaaacatgacacctcctgtaaatccccgAGTATCCCCGAGTATCCCCACCCCCCGGACCCGTACTAACCCTAGTGAGTGCCAGatcggctatccttccttttcaaggtcaggtcaatgggttcttacctcagaatgtcgagtcttggatttcatcagttgacgctcatagacccatttgtacaattgcaagaagctaaaagttttatagatttttctaaaggataTGCAAGCGCGTAttttaggggagtttcttttcaagaggcagttacatgggacgatttcaaagttaggctacgtgcgatctatggcggtgaggaagccttagatgtagttttaacattaagaaataaacttaatcaagacactatgactcagcttaatgttatagaaagagcggctctcattgccgataggcttaaccaatatcaggatattttaggtaattccagatgggttacaggagataatattgccgtgaaagatttcctacattaatgtatttaacttgcatgacaattatgttgccagaggctttagtgcgcttTTTTGATAAAAAATGAACGCCCAAAAGACACTTATGATATCTATGTCATCAGCATAGCCTAAGCAGTTGACCCTTACGTTATTAAAAGTGACCCCTTCTTGCCTGGCAGTTATCCTTATTACTACCTTTTCCATTTCCAGGTTGTTTTAGGCCGCTTTTCACCTGAAAAGTGGTAGCATATCTTGAGCCGCATCTAACTGAGCATAGGGTATTTTTATAACAGGCTTTCGTTACCCTTATGAGTTTTGAGTGTATTCCAAATTCTCTCATTATATTCCACATTGATGGTCGGTGTATGCTGTCATATGCCTTTTTGAAGTCTATGAATAAGTGGGTTTGTTGTTTATTATATTCCCAGTATTTTTCTATGACTTGTCTGAGGGAGAATATTTGGTTAATGGTAGACCGTCCAGCTCGGAAACCACACTGATATTCTCCGTTTATACTTTCTGCATAGGTGGTAACTGTGTGgtttataattattgtaaatatcttatatgctGTAGGTAGTAAACAAATACCTCGATAAATACTGCAGATTAATCTGTCTCCTTTCTTATGTATCGGGATAAAGATTCCTTCCTCCCACTGATCTGAAGTAATTTCTTCATTCCAAATTGTCACCATCAGATCATAAAGTTTCACTTCACCCCCATATTTCCAAAGCTCTGCTGgggcttttattatttttcaaacttttaattgcTTTATTGGTTTCCTATCTAGTGGGCGTCACCAATTCTAATTCAGGACCATTATAGGTCTACTCATTAATGGGATTTACTGGGTCAGGTCTGTTTAGTAGTTCTTTAAAATACTGGTCCCATCTCTTCATCACATCCTCGTCTCTCGTGAGATTTACTTCATCTTTATCTTTAACCATTTTGGTTCTAGCTAGGTAACCACCTTTTAGTTAGCGGACTCCTTGGTAATGTTGTCTAATTCTGCCTCGTTTTCTGTTTTCATCAATTATGTCAAGTTCATCATTCAGTTTTTGTCGCCTTTTCCTTCTTAAAACTCTATTTACATTTCTGGTTTCCTGTCGGGATTCCTCTCTCCAGCCTTTGTCTCTTGGGGCTTGTAATACCTTGGCTCTAACTAGTTTCCTCCTCTCCACCACCTCTCTGCATTCATTATCATGCCAGTGGGCATTTCTTCTTCCTTCTATGGAGCCAATTTCATCCTCTGCTGCCTCCTTGACTGTTTCTTCAATTGCTTgccattttgtatttatattttcagcATCTGCATCATCGTCTAACATCTCTAGCACTTGAAATCGGTTAGTGAGCTTTATTTGAAAATTGTCCTTTACTGCTACTTCTTCCAGCTTTGTTACATcatacctttttcttttttctatttgttcTGATTTCTTGCACACAGTTTTGCTTTAATTTTTGCCCTTACTAAATAATGATTAGTGTCACAGTCTGCTCCTCGTAGACTTCTGACGTCTTGTAGCGACCTGCGGTGTTTTCTGCTGAAAAGAACATGGTCAATTTAGTTGAAGGTATACTGTCAGGTAACGTCCATGTATGCTTATGGATATCTTTGTGGGGGAAGAGAGTTCCACCAATTATCAGGTTGTTGGTGATCGCAAAGGAAACCAGTCGTGTTCCATTGTCATTTGAATGCTCATGTAGGCTTTCTCTTCCTATGGCAGGTGCATATGCGTCTGTCTCTCTGCCAACCTTTGCATTGAATTCTCCAGCAAGCACTATCATATCATGTTTTGGGATATCATCAAGGACTTCTTGTAATTTTTCGTAGAACAGATCTTTATCTTGGTATTCACTGTCCTCTGTAGGGGCATAGCTTCCAATAACTATCACTCTAAACCACTTACAATTAATTCTAATTGTCTCCAGTCTTTCATTTATGGGATGAAAATTAACAAGAGACTTTCTGACTTTTTCTGTTAAAAAGAAACCTACTCCTTGTTCATATCTGCCATCTTGTCGTCCGCTATACAGTATACATTGTTTATCGATTGTGCATTCTCCATATTCAGTCCACCTCACCTCCTGTAATACTGCAATATCCAAATCATATTTACTCAATTCTTCTATCAGACTTTTAGCATATCCTGCTCTGTATAAACTTCTAACGTTCCATGTACCAATCTTTAAGGGAGTCTTCCATTTGAGGGGTCCAGTTTCTTACAAGGAGTCGTCAACGTTATATCCGTCCGGTTCAATCCTATCGTGAGTTTGCATAACAATAAAGGTTTTCCGAGGTGGGGGTGTTAGCCCCACGCCCAACCCTCCACATTTACCCGGGTTTGGGGCCGGCCTTGTCTGGGTTGATATTTCACGAACGCGAAAGCTAAATTACAATATGTAAATTTATACGCATATCatcatttaaaaagataaaaattttgattttacaCAAAGATTTATGATATTTCACGAACATGAAAGCTaaattacaatatttaattttatacacatatatttatttaaagagATAACAATTTTGAGATTAACATGTTGCGCGATTATTACATGAAACGTTATACCAACATTGAGCTCAATGGTTCCCCCAATGTCAGTATAGAAAAAAACTATTATAGTTTTCGTTTGATAAAATCTACCACCTGGAATACCTAAATAATTATTTTGTCCTATATAGATGAAAGATCACACGGAATCACTTAGCTTATCTAAATATAGCTAAACCTAGAAATAGACTTTGTAGTTTGCTTAAGCCTTTTAAATTCTTCATACATCTAAATCATGCATATATTAGTATAATACTCTGATGAGAATTCATGTTATAAATACATATTCCAATATTCCCGAGGCTTTCTATCTTCACCTAGTGAAATCTGTAACTATTCATAATAAAGCGAACCACTCAAATACTCTGCATGAATCGAAATGAACATTCGGCATTAAGCGCTTCGATGTAGATGCATATGATATGAGAAATTCCACGGCTGAgtcaggatatgagagagagagagagagagagagagagagagagagagagagagagagagagagagagagagagagagagagagagaaatcatgctTCAACACAACTAATAAGGAATGGCTTTCAAACCCTTTATTactatttaaaggtcgctcgtaaATGGcaagaggccagggacagtgacattgccctagcagaacaatgccctgggGGCTGaccttatactgtatacataattatgatcagtgCTTAAGGTTCATCTCCACCCACATATTCCATCATTGTAGTTAAATAGTAAATTTTCTGATATtcaggcatgcatatatatatatatatatatatatatatatgcatatatatatatatatatatatatatatatatatatatatatatatatatatatatatatatatatatatatatatatatatatatatatttgtgtgtgtggaagTGTTTAGATATACGCCATCTTagtatttaaatagaaaatattcaccTACATCTAGTGAATGTTATGAAATTATTCAAATCTTGCAGATATAATATTGTCGTAGTGTGCTTGTGAGAAAGTCCCCATCCCATTACttttatgcatttaaaaaaaatatttatgtaatgtaatatagtcaaatataccatTATTTGAAATTAAATCCTGTAAAGAATGACATTAAGTTTGTTATGGATTTGGTAAATTTACTTTATAAAGTTTGAAAAGATTTCacatgtttaattttcaactcCGTTAGTAATTTATATTGAccaatataaaaaatttattatcatcaataaaatattttttctctgttaCTATGTGTAGAATCAAATCATACTACACGAGGGTGAAAACCTTTACCTCATATGCAATGAAACTCTCGAAATAATTCATTTCTAGCATCAAGGGTGACAGTAACATCAAAAAGATACACATAAATTAAATGGAAACGTTAGATATGTAACACTGACACTCACAAGAACTGCATTGACTCTGCAAAGGATTTTAACAAGAAAATTGTCACCTATTCATCAGAATTTCGAAAGAtagattattcataatattaacTAAAATATTTAGGTAATCTTTTGAATATAAAAAGCTGtaattaatgtaatatatacaaGGCAGAAAGTGTAGGTAATTTATTTTCCAGTCTTTGCCCAaacagaaacatttatcataaaaaaaataccaaTGTTGAATTCGATATCGAATACCgtatgtggttgatatttacatctaacAAAATAACGTGAGTGAGTTAGTGacacaattatcatatatatatatatatatatatatatatatatatatatatatatatatatatatatatataatatatatatatatatatatatatatatatatatatatatatatatatatatatatgagtacacatatacacacacccgcgaacaaacatatatatttatatatatatatatatatatatatatatatatatatatatatatatatatatatatatatatatatacacatacacatacacatcacatacacactcacacacgcacacacacacacatatatatatatatatatatgtatatatatatatatatatatatatatatatatatatatatatatatatatacatgtatatatacatatatatatatatatatatacacacacatataaatatttatatatgtatatatacagatacacagacacacacacacacacacatatatatatatatatatatatatatatatatatatatacatatatatatgtatgtatgtgtgtatctgtatatatacatatataaatatttttatgtatatatatatatatatatatatatatatatatatacatatacatatttatatatagatacatacgcttatgtatatatatatatatatatatatatatatatatatatatatatatatatttatgtttgtgtgtgtttgtttgtgtgtttgtgtgtgtgtttgtgtgtgtatatgtacatatctctctctctctctctctctctctctctctctctctctctctctctctctctctctctctctctctctctctctctttatatatatatatatatatatatatatatatatatatatatatatatatataaatatacatacatatatatatatatatatatatatatatatatatatatatatatatatggatatatatatatatatatatatatatatatatatatatatatatatatataaatatacatatatatatatatatatatgtatatatacatgtatatatatatatatatatatatatatatatatatatatattgtgtttgtgtgtgtgcgggtgtgtatatgtgtatgcatatatatatatatatatatatatttacatatatatatatatatatatatatatatatatttacatatatatatatatatattatatgtatataaatgtaaatatatatatatatatatatatatatatatatatgtgtgtgtgtgtgtatgtgcatgtgtatagtacgtatacatacatactgtacatcttcTCTATGCGAAAAGAGTAAGtttttggatatatgtatatatatatatatatatatatatatatatatatgtatatgtatatatatatatatatatacatatatatatatatatatatatatatatatatatatatatatatatatatatatatatatatatatacggattgcATACACTAGTACAGAGATAGTTTGGAATTTGACTAAAAAAAGGGAACTGAAAATTTCGCAAACTCAATCACGGTTTACTTACTGTCCTTTTCTTTACAGAGATAAGTTATgcttgagtttttaagtaataatTATACAATTGCGTAATTATATGTATTTTCCAACGATAGCGAAGCGAAATCATGCTAGTCACTAGTAGAATACTGATATACGAACATTACATATTTTCCTATCTTTTCAgaatagtaataatttaaaaatactCCGTGAATAGTGTACTAAAACTCATGAAATAAGTTATCTTTAGAGTtcactttgattttttttacttttcaataatgCTATGATATTCAATAGAATATGGACCTGAAATAAACAAATGTTTGGTGCAGCCGTATCAATGATTTCAAAGAACCAGCTCAGTAGATTATTTTTTGTGCGTTTCCAATATAAAGTACTTCGGCACATTATAATTTCGCATAAATAAATCAGATATACATAACTGTCATAAAAATATCGATGAATGAACTGGTAGATACTTTTTTACAGAAGCCACATAATGAATAATTTCATtcacatttgcacacatgtacctTACGTCACTCAATCCATATCGTGcatgccgtgtgtttgtttcaattACTTTTAGGTTTCTCTGATCCAAAGCTTTCTTTCACCCATCCTATTTACTTACTATACTCtaggggctgcttttctggtcctatactgctggggaaccctactctacaggacCTTTCGAAATTCCTTTTATCATCTGCATTCCAatgtattcaacatttcacacctcgTATTGCTCGTTTCTGGACAaatctttccaaaaaaaaattctatgacatTCTGCATTATCCTTTCAAAACTGGTCAACTGCCGCATTCATGCTTGATACCAAATCCTTCATATACTTCAACTATGTAATCGATTATTACGTGTTTGCATGTTAATTACATTTCAATAACAATATTCATTGAGGGTAAGATATTTGATTGAACAGTTGAATTGATATGTTAATCATAAATCTATAGTATTATATTTTGATTTCGGAAATATTTCTCAGCGATTTGATTTCAATATTATGTTTTGTGTTTCGCTCCTGcttgaaaatatgtttatttttcaacTGTTTTGTatcatatagtatttttttttcacattagatGAATTatccatttcaatgttgttattgttcttaaaatatctgaaCTCTTCATTTTTCTCTTGtctattatgtttatttatttcctttgctcactgagctattCCTTCCGGTTTGGGCCCTTTGggctcttagcatcctgcttttccaaccaggttggtaggttagctaataataatattgcttgtgTCGATGTGAGAAATATCAATTCCTGACATCGCTCTTCAAACATAATTCGAACTCTGAGAGTTGATATAACATGTTAGTGATAAGATGAGCACGAGTAAGTCATTATCTCTTTTTCTACTttcattattttcagtttttacatTCTGGGAATACGTTTATGtaagtatgtaaaaatatataattttacatatacatgtatacatacatacatacatatatatatatatatatatatatatatatatatatatatatatatatttatatatacgtacatatatatatatatatatatatatatatatatatatatatatatatatccagtatatatatatatatgtgtatatatatatatatatatatatatatatatatatatatatacatatatgtatatatatatatacatatatgtaaatatatatatatatatatatatatatatatacatacagtatatatatatatatataaatatatatatatgtatatatatatgtgtaaatatatatatatatatatatatatatatatatatatatatatatatatatgtaaatatatatatatatatatatatatatatatatatatatacatatatatatatatatatatatatatatatgtaaatatatatatatatatatatatatatatatacatatatatatatatatatatatatatatatatatatatatattcatttacatatatatgcatatatatacacacacacacacacacacatatatatatatatatatatatatatatatatatatacacaaacacctgtgtgagtgtgtgtgtgtgtgcgagagtgGAGGGGCAAGTCTATGGTCTTAGTCCTGTAGACGACTTGTTACAACTGATTATGATGAAGGTGATACACACATACAGAataaacacacacccacgcacacacaaacacacacacacacatatatatatatacatatatatatatatatatatatatatatatgtatatatatatatatatatatatatatatatatatatatatatatatatatatatatacatttgtatatatatatatatatatatatatatatatatatataaatatatatatatatatatatatatatatatatatttatattcatatatatagatatacatatataaatataaatatatatatatatatatatatatatatatatatatatatatatatatatatatataaatccttagaAGGGAATTCACATATCATCATAAAATCTGCTGCAACCAGATTTTCGCTAttatttaaacaaatttatttagCTCAATTCTCGTATGATCAAAGACAAGTTGCGAAAATTTAATCCTTTGATCATGACGAATTATTCTGTTATCAATGTTCATCAATTCGTTTTCACATATACAGAATTCTCTCCTTTTGATTTGATGTTAAAATCTTTATCGAAAGAAATTTTACCAGTAATATATTTCTGATGTTGCCTTTTAATTGTTATGACtatcatatatatgaattgatTGGGCTATTTTTTAGGACTATCATCTTCATATTTTGATGGTTTCTTTACGAAGGAAATGTCTTGTATTATGTCAATGAAGCACTGATATTAAATACATAATCATTCAAGTAATACCCTCTCATAATTGGCAGCAGATGTAATGATATGTCGACGTAGGTGGTCTTTACACCAGAGGACGAACCTTGGCATTGGttgattatacatttatatactaaaATCTATACTATTATATCTTGCATAATCATAACACCCACAACCCATATActcacacaataataataataataataataataataataataataataataataataataataataataataataataataataataataataatgtaagaaagGAGATAGCTctaatttacaagtttttttttaagataattgaTTGCAGTTTTGTCAAAAAGTTTTTTGCTTTTGAATAGGACAATTTAAATTATATAGGATTATTTCTACAATAGCATTATAATTTTAGCCATTTTCCCCTCTTGTAAAGGGTATCTATGATATCAAGACTTTATTTAAACATATTCATAACTTTACGCAACATTTACGAGTATTTTTTAAGATAAGTGGTGGAACTTCTGTCAAAAAGGTTTTTGATTAAGATTATAACAATTTGAACATTATCATTATACGTATAGCCAAGTTTCCTCTGGTGTGGTTATCGATGATATCATGACTTTAT is a genomic window containing:
- the LOC137646541 gene encoding craniofacial development protein 2-like, encoding MDQIGKLQQVESEFMKYSLEILDIGETCFKGIDKSVSNIVMVEVVHYKYRILQEVRWTEYGECTIDKQCILYSGRQDGRYEQGVGFFLTEKVRKSLVNFHPINERLETIRINCKWFRVIVIGSYAPTEDSEYQDKDLFYEKLQEVLDDIPKHDMIVLAGEFNAKVGRETDAYAPAIGRESLHEHSNDNGTRLVSFAITNNLIIGGTLFPHKDIHKHTWTLPDSIPSTKLTMFFSAENTAGRYKTSEVYEEQTVTLIII